CTTTCTCGCTCGTCTTCCTAGAACTGGACGATAACAATGTATGTATCTTTTGGCTCTATCATACATTACTTTTGTACAATGTGTACTAtacaaaaaaaaaaaaaaggaaaggaaaacGATCTATCCAAAGTTGGCCCATTCAAGCGAGTAAAATTCTacatcctcttccttttcctcttgGTTATCCTGTCCGTCTTGTCTTTTTCCATCATCCCAGCAACATATCAAGCCTGCTTTTTTCGTCCCTGTACCCAACCTACCCCACGCCACAATCTCTGTCGGTTTGATAGGTTCATCCCGAACGATGACCTGGCTGGTAAAATGCGCATGATACCGCAAGTAATCTCCTGGATAAATTAACCATTCTCCACCAAATCGGGGACCGAGTCCGACTCGGTATGAAAGTGATTGAAGCGCAGCGAACACGCCGAGAAGAGCACGTTGGCGAGGGGTTGTTGGAAACGGGAAGAGAGGGTCGGGGAGGGATGTTATAGATTGTGATTGTGACCCTGATGATCCGGATGGATGTTGGGACAATACTGGATGGGAGGGAACAATGTGAAAGTGGCCAGGAGCAGGCGCGCCGCCAGTCTCCTTGGTTTTCACCTTGGTCTTTGCCGGTGAAGAAGCCATTACGGGTGCAGCAGTGATGATATTCTCCTTGTCATCCTCTGCAAACAGTCCTTCCCCATTTGCTTTAGCCTTTTCTGCTTTCGCTCTCGCCCTCGCCTCCCGTTTCAGTCTCGCTTTTTCACCACCTTTATCGAATGCCTTTTTAGATTCTTCCTGCCTCTTGGCTTCCGCCTCTCTTGTTCTTTCCTCCAACGCTTTCAGGCGCGCAACACGTGCTGCTGTATGGGCTTTAATAGTTTCGGCGGAAGGTGGAGATGGGTTGGGATCAAGGGGAACGAGATGGGCGAtgcctttttttttttctgttAGTGGGGCAAAAGTGGAGGAATTTAAGATGAATTTAAATCTACCTTGAGTAACAAGGTATGCCGTCTCTTCCTGCATCAATGTCAGGGGCAATCCCAAAAATCCATTTTGCTGGGCTACGCCAGGCAGTGTCCCCGCTCTTAAACCGGAGATATTGTGCACACAATGGAGTGTCGCAGCAGCTGTGGGTAAAGGTTGTCAGCTTCAGTATAGAGTCGGAGAGGATGGGAATGATACTTTGTGCATCCCAGACGGTGGCGACGCCATTTACAAGGTAGAGAGGAATGGAGTGGGGGGGAGAGGACATGGCTTGTGGCGAGAAGGGTGTGTGAGAGGGTAAattattatttattgtGGTTCAGCAGAAAGAAGTGTTGTATGTTggaaggtggaggtggagggATGACGTGGAATTTTCACCGTTGAagaccaccaccaccattCCACTCTCTCACTCTACTAATAATACTGCAATTATTACTACATATCATAGACATCAGCACATCTCGAAAGCCATGGTGAGTCCCTATCGTTCGAGAGTACCCATTTTTACATGTGCTCATCCGAAAACAGCTCATCTTCTCGTGAGTCTCTCTCACCGATAAACAACAAACTCCCGACGCTGCTTTCCATGCGTCCTCAAAACCTCCAAAGTGCGCACATAAGGACAGTAGCTTACTTGAAACTACTCACCGATTAGATTCTTCAAGACGCTTACCGACCAGGTCATCACAGTTGAGCTCAAGAATGACTTATCAATAACTGGAACTCTTAAATCTGTGGATCAGTAAGTCAAGTTTTGGTCTATGACCTTTTATATATCGCACCTGCCGTCCGCGTCTCAATGCGGCGCTACCTGGCTACTGGAATATAAGCACAGAGATGAGAGTACTTACGTTTACTGGCCAGGTTTCTCAACATCCGGTTAGATAATATCAGCGTGGAGGATCCCGAAAAACATCCTCATATGGTAAGCGCATATCTATTTTTCAATGGATCCCAAACTCGGAAGTGGGGGTTCTATACAATGAAAAGATGGCAGGGTTATGGTGGGAGGTCAATTTTTGTCTTCATCTTAGGAGAAACGCAATTTCGAGCGGTCTATTCGGGATCGATCCCGCTTCCTAGTGCCAGCGACGCCCGACACGACTTTTCTTGAATACATCTTCCACAGCCAACGGATGCTGACAGCTTGTTCTTTGACAGATGGCAGTCAAGAACTGTTTCATCCGAGGGTCTGTAGTGCGGTATGTACGGATGGCTGCGCGATCAGTGGACACTACGCTGCTGGAGGACGCCACGAGACGAGGTAAGTCTGTGTTTCGCTATCGGTGTTGGTGTTGGTGTTGGCTGGTATGCTGACGGAGGGTTTGCAGAGGcaaaggaaggaaagaagtAGAGGGCGGGGTGGCCATGGGCTTTTGTACAACATATATGCATGATACATTTTACAGAGCCATGATATGTGATATATCCAGGCACCAGGGGAAAGCGTAGCCCCGCCAAAGAGCAAAAAGATGGACAAATAGATAAATATCGACTCGCCTCTTTCCTTCACTCGCCCACGTCGAATCCCCAGCGAtgctcctcctctcccGCACCCGTCTCTTCCCCCGCCCACACCTTTCCCCCCTTTCTCTGCCGCTCCCCCTCCGCCCGCGCGTGCTCACCACCTCTGCCATCCGCCGCGCCTCTCCCCCGCCTGTCCCCCGCGTCTCCACAGAGCTCGTCCAGCCCAAGGAGCAGCAACTCCCAGTGTCCGCACCCACAGTCTTTGACAAAATCCTCCCGCAATGGGCTCAAGGCGCCAAGCCCTACCTCTACCTCACCAGACTCGATAAGCCCATCGgctcccttcttctctatTGGCCCTGCGGTGTGTTCCTTCGTACCCATCCGTATTACACTGCAGTCACTGACACCCGTCGCCAGCGTGGTCCATAACAATGGCATCCACCGTGCACCATCTCCCTCCTGCCACTCCTCTATTCTACATGTCCCTCTTCGCCGTCGGAGCTGTCATCATGCGAGGCGCAGGTTGCACTATCAATGACATGTGGGACCGGAAGATGGATGCCAAGGTCGGTACGTCACCTATCCTTcccaaagaagaaatgtTCGCGGCTCTTACTGGATAGCACGAATGTAGAGAGGACAAAGACAAGACCTTTGGCCGCCGGCGACGTTACTCAGTTCGGCGCCCTCACCTTCCTTGGCGCTCAGCTTACTGCCGGTCTCGCCGTGCTAACCCAACTCAACTGGTACAGGTGAGTTTGAGTTGCCCATCACTCTGGTATAAACTaggaaaagaaaaacaCTGATCCAAAAATAGTATCGCCCTGGGAACGTCCTCGCTAGGATTGGTAGTCATCTACCCCTTCATGAAGCGTATCACATACTTCCCTCAAGTCGTGCTAGGTACGCACACTAATGTCTCACTTTTAACCTTTGTGAACAGACGCCGACCTTCAGTATAGGCTTTGCATTCAACTGGGGTGTTCTTCTCGGCTGGTCAGCTGTTGCTGGTGCTGTTGACTGGACAATCGCGACACCCATGTACCTCGGGGGTGCGGCTTGGTGTGTCGCCTACGACATCATCTACGCTCACCAGGTGAGTTTTAACACGACTATGAAACATGCA
This DNA window, taken from Cryptococcus gattii WM276 chromosome C, complete sequence, encodes the following:
- a CDS encoding uncharacterized protein (Similar to TIGR gene model, INSD accession AAW42220.1), producing MSSPPHSIPLYLVNGVATVWDAQTAATLHCVHNISGLRAGTLPGVAQQNGFLGLPLTLMQEETAYLVTQGIAHLVPLDPNPSPPSAETIKAHTAARVARLKALEERTREAEAKRQEESKKAFDKGGEKARLKREARARAKAEKAKANGEGLFAEDDKENIITAAPVMASSPAKTKVKTKETGGAPAPGHFHIVPSHPVLSQHPSGSSGSQSQSITSLPDPLFPFPTTPRQRALLGVFAALQSLSYRVGLGPRFGGEWLIYPGDYLRYHAHFTSQVIVRDEPIKPTEIVAWGRLGTGTKKAGLICCWDDGKRQDGQDNQEEKEEDVEFYSLEWANFG
- a CDS encoding u6 snRNA-associated sm-like protein lsm2, putative (Similar to TIGR gene model, INSD accession AAW42222.1); translated protein: MVSPYRSRVPIFTCAHPKTAHLLVITVELKNDLSITGTLKSVDQFLNIRLDNISVEDPEKHPHMMAVKNCFIRGSVVRYVRMAARSVDTTLLEDATRREAKEGKK
- a CDS encoding prenyltransferase, putative (Similar to TIGR gene model, INSD accession AAW42224.1): MLLLSRTRLFPRPHLSPLSLPLPLRPRVLTTSAIRRASPPPVPRVSTELVQPKEQQLPVSAPTVFDKILPQWAQGAKPYLYLTRLDKPIGSLLLYWPCAWSITMASTVHHLPPATPLFYMSLFAVGAVIMRGAGCTINDMWDRKMDAKVERTKTRPLAAGDVTQFGALTFLGAQLTAGLAVLTQLNWYSIALGTSSLGLVVIYPFMKRITYFPQVVLGFAFNWGVLLGWSAVAGAVDWTIATPMYLGGAAWCVAYDIIYAHQDKKDDVIAGVKSMALRFPDTSRQVISTLSASFVSLLTFTGYMAGLGPLYYLISCGGAAAHLAWQCLTVNFDSRPDCWKKFSSNGWLGGLIWSGIAADYVQQVMFGVPA